A stretch of Bradyrhizobium diazoefficiens DNA encodes these proteins:
- a CDS encoding 4a-hydroxytetrahydrobiopterin dehydratase, producing MAELLSADSRKQALGGIPGWTETQGRDAIRKTFVFKDFNEAFGFMTRAALVAEKMDHHPEWRNVYKTVEVVLSTHDSGGVTGLDIELAAAMNAIAKLTPA from the coding sequence ATGGCAGAGCTTCTATCGGCGGATTCACGCAAGCAGGCGCTGGGCGGTATCCCGGGCTGGACCGAAACCCAGGGGCGCGACGCCATCAGGAAAACCTTTGTCTTCAAGGATTTCAACGAGGCCTTCGGCTTCATGACCCGGGCGGCGCTGGTCGCCGAAAAGATGGATCACCACCCCGAATGGCGCAACGTCTACAAGACGGTCGAGGTGGTGTTGTCGACCCATGATTCCGGCGGCGTCACTGGGCTCGATATCGAGCTCGCCGCGGCGATGAATGCCATCGCAAAGCTGACGCCGGCCTGA
- the rlmN gene encoding 23S rRNA (adenine(2503)-C(2))-methyltransferase RlmN: MQPTTEPRDAILVEKTPLETYVPPAKPSLIGLSRSEIADRLGEIGVAPAQRKMRVQQLWHWMYFRGAQNFEEMTSVSKGIRAELAQHFTVDRPEVVAEQISNDGTRKWLLRLPSGDNVERAHEVECVYIPETDRGTLCVSSQVGCTLNCSFCHTGTQRLVRNLTAGEIVGQIMVARDRLNDWADREDGTRRVTNVVMMGMGEPLYNFDAVRDALLIVGDNEGIGISRRRITLSTSGVVPNIVRAGDEIGVMLAISLHAVRDELRNELVPLNRKYPIKELLQACRDYPGASNARRITFEYVMLKGVNDSLDDAKLLVKMLKGIHAKINLIPFNPWPGTAYECSDWDQIEKFSEYIFNAGYSSPVRTPRGRDILAACGQLKSETEKLSARERQALRAMAMTD; this comes from the coding sequence ATGCAACCGACGACCGAGCCGCGCGACGCGATCCTGGTGGAGAAGACGCCACTTGAAACCTATGTGCCGCCGGCAAAACCATCGCTGATCGGCCTGTCGCGCAGCGAGATTGCCGATCGCCTCGGCGAAATCGGCGTGGCGCCCGCGCAGCGCAAGATGCGCGTGCAGCAGCTGTGGCACTGGATGTATTTCCGTGGTGCCCAAAACTTCGAGGAGATGACCTCGGTCTCGAAGGGCATTCGCGCCGAGCTAGCGCAGCATTTCACCGTCGACCGGCCCGAAGTGGTGGCCGAGCAGATCTCCAATGACGGCACCCGCAAATGGCTGCTGCGGCTGCCGAGCGGCGACAATGTCGAGCGTGCCCATGAGGTCGAGTGCGTCTACATTCCCGAAACCGATCGCGGCACGCTCTGCGTCTCCTCGCAGGTCGGCTGCACGCTGAACTGCTCGTTCTGCCACACCGGCACGCAGCGCCTGGTGCGCAATCTCACCGCGGGCGAGATCGTTGGTCAGATCATGGTCGCGCGCGATCGCCTCAATGACTGGGCCGATCGCGAGGACGGCACGCGCCGCGTCACCAACGTCGTGATGATGGGCATGGGCGAGCCGCTCTACAATTTCGACGCGGTGCGCGATGCACTGCTGATCGTCGGCGACAATGAAGGCATCGGCATCTCCCGCCGCCGCATCACGCTGTCGACCTCCGGCGTGGTCCCGAACATCGTGCGCGCCGGCGACGAGATCGGCGTCATGCTCGCGATCTCGCTGCATGCCGTGCGCGACGAGTTGCGCAACGAGCTGGTGCCGCTCAACCGCAAATATCCGATCAAGGAGCTGCTGCAGGCCTGTCGCGACTATCCCGGCGCCTCCAATGCGCGCCGCATCACCTTCGAATATGTGATGCTCAAGGGCGTCAACGATTCGCTCGATGATGCGAAACTGCTGGTGAAGATGCTCAAGGGCATTCACGCCAAGATCAATCTGATCCCGTTCAATCCCTGGCCCGGCACGGCCTATGAATGCTCGGACTGGGACCAGATCGAGAAATTCTCCGAATACATCTTCAACGCCGGCTATTCCTCGCCGGTGCGCACCCCGCGTGGCCGCGACATTCTCGCCGCCTGCGGCCAGCTCAAGTCGGAGACGGAAAAGCTCTCGGCCCGCGAACGCCAGGCGCTGCGCGCCATGGCGATGACGGACTGA
- a CDS encoding invasion associated locus B family protein: protein MWRALFLALMIGMTAWGLTESARAQPAPKAPAKPAAKPAAKTAAKSESKPVAPPATVAGGAEPTLIGQFGTWGAYSATPNGKKVCFALAKPSSSKTNPPNRPRDPAYAFVSTRPAEKVNNEVSVMIGYALKPGSESSVEVGGAAYAMYTQGDGLWIKNAAEEERMVEAMRKSADLVVKGVSAKGTETTDTFSLKGLAQALDRISQDCRR, encoded by the coding sequence ATGTGGCGGGCGCTCTTTTTGGCTTTGATGATTGGCATGACGGCGTGGGGACTCACTGAATCCGCGCGGGCGCAACCGGCGCCGAAAGCTCCGGCCAAACCTGCCGCCAAACCTGCGGCCAAGACGGCAGCCAAGTCTGAGAGCAAACCGGTCGCCCCTCCCGCGACGGTTGCGGGCGGCGCGGAGCCGACGCTGATCGGCCAGTTCGGCACCTGGGGCGCCTATTCGGCGACGCCCAACGGCAAGAAGGTCTGCTTTGCACTGGCCAAGCCGTCGTCGTCGAAGACCAATCCGCCGAACCGCCCACGCGATCCCGCCTATGCCTTCGTCTCGACCCGCCCGGCCGAGAAGGTAAACAACGAAGTCTCCGTCATGATCGGTTACGCGCTGAAGCCGGGCTCGGAATCCTCGGTCGAGGTCGGCGGCGCTGCTTACGCAATGTACACGCAGGGCGACGGCCTCTGGATCAAGAATGCAGCCGAGGAGGAGCGAATGGTCGAAGCCATGCGTAAATCCGCCGATCTCGTGGTCAAGGGCGTTTCAGCCAAGGGGACGGAGACAACCGACACGTTTTCGCTGAAGGGCCTTGCCCAGGCGCTGGACCGGATTTCGCAAGACTGCCGACGTTAA
- a CDS encoding YkvA family protein: MAAEHSVGFEPADRLAEDRESVRRRFWRKLKRVAARLPFAEDLLAAYYCAFDRQTPRHVQASLLGAIAYFILPFDFIPDVMPVLGFTDDAAVLATALRMVASHITTEHREAARAALKRGVDEAATAQ; this comes from the coding sequence ATGGCTGCCGAACACAGCGTCGGCTTCGAGCCAGCCGATCGGCTCGCGGAAGATCGTGAAAGCGTGCGCCGCCGTTTCTGGCGCAAGCTGAAGCGTGTCGCAGCACGTTTGCCGTTCGCGGAGGATCTGCTCGCCGCCTATTACTGCGCGTTCGACCGCCAGACCCCGCGCCATGTCCAGGCGTCGCTGTTGGGTGCGATCGCCTATTTCATCCTGCCGTTCGATTTCATCCCCGACGTGATGCCGGTGCTCGGCTTCACCGATGATGCCGCCGTGCTTGCCACCGCCCTTCGCATGGTTGCGAGCCACATCACCACCGAGCACCGCGAAGCCGCCCGCGCCGCGCTGAAGCGCGGCGTGGATGAGGCGGCGACGGCGCAGTAG
- a CDS encoding TAXI family TRAP transporter solute-binding subunit: MKLSLKRLFGRSMTGGLDLAEAPSPPSPRSAARKTALVSLALVLAIIGALAGGYYFAMRPVTLKVAVGPANSDDVKVVQALTQAFAQSKGFVRLRPIQTDGATASANLLAEGKADLAIVRGDLDVPKNAQAVATLRKNVVVLWSVPGKGKKKGAKITKIAQLAGHRVGVVGKTQANVNLLKVILQQYGVDPAKVEIVQFPANEAAEAIKAQKADVYLAAGPVNSKITSDAIAASAKDGGALTFLAIDSADAIAQNHPVYESADIPAGTYGGSPDRPDDEVKTISFSHHVVARKGLSETTVAAFTRQLFAVRQQLLTEFPQAAKIETPDTDKDAVIPVHPGAAAFVDGEEKTFLDKYSDYIWWTLMALSATGSIGAWFAGYLKKDERDNNSYLRERLFDMLAAARKSETTEDLDQMQAEADEILRDTLRCFDHGAIEEGALTAFNIVLDQFHAAVADRKAVLFSMPQNLQRAGAQFRAAGNA, encoded by the coding sequence ATGAAACTGAGCCTGAAGCGCCTGTTTGGGAGATCGATGACCGGGGGATTGGACCTGGCCGAAGCGCCCTCTCCGCCTTCGCCGCGATCCGCGGCGCGGAAGACGGCGCTCGTATCTCTGGCGCTGGTGCTCGCAATCATCGGCGCGCTGGCTGGCGGCTATTATTTCGCGATGCGACCGGTGACGCTGAAGGTCGCGGTCGGCCCCGCCAACAGCGACGACGTCAAAGTGGTGCAGGCGCTGACGCAGGCCTTCGCGCAGAGCAAAGGCTTTGTGCGGCTGCGCCCGATCCAGACCGACGGCGCCACTGCCAGCGCGAATCTGCTCGCCGAGGGCAAGGCTGATCTCGCCATTGTGCGAGGCGACCTCGACGTGCCCAAGAACGCACAGGCCGTCGCGACACTGCGCAAGAACGTTGTCGTGCTGTGGTCGGTGCCCGGCAAGGGCAAGAAGAAGGGCGCGAAGATCACCAAGATCGCGCAGCTCGCCGGCCACCGTGTCGGCGTGGTGGGCAAGACGCAGGCCAACGTCAATCTGCTCAAGGTGATCCTGCAGCAATACGGCGTCGATCCCGCCAAGGTCGAGATCGTGCAATTCCCGGCCAACGAAGCGGCTGAAGCGATCAAGGCACAGAAGGCCGACGTCTATCTCGCGGCCGGCCCCGTCAACAGCAAGATCACGTCGGACGCGATTGCCGCCTCCGCCAAGGACGGCGGCGCGCTGACCTTCCTCGCGATCGATTCGGCGGACGCGATCGCGCAGAACCATCCGGTCTATGAATCGGCCGACATTCCGGCCGGCACTTACGGCGGCTCGCCGGATCGTCCTGACGACGAGGTCAAGACGATCAGCTTCTCGCATCACGTCGTGGCGCGTAAAGGCCTGTCCGAAACCACGGTTGCAGCCTTCACCCGGCAGCTCTTCGCCGTGCGCCAGCAATTGCTGACCGAGTTCCCGCAGGCGGCGAAGATCGAAACGCCCGATACCGACAAGGACGCGGTGATCCCGGTGCATCCGGGCGCTGCCGCCTTCGTCGACGGCGAGGAGAAGACCTTCCTCGACAAGTACAGCGATTACATCTGGTGGACTCTGATGGCGCTCTCGGCCACGGGCTCGATCGGCGCCTGGTTCGCGGGCTATCTGAAGAAGGACGAGCGCGACAACAACAGCTATCTGCGCGAACGCCTGTTCGACATGCTCGCCGCGGCACGCAAAAGCGAGACGACCGAGGATCTCGATCAGATGCAGGCCGAGGCCGACGAGATCTTGCGCGACACGCTGCGCTGCTTCGATCACGGCGCGATCGAGGAGGGCGCGCTGACCGCCTTCAACATCGTGCTCGACCAGTTCCACGCCGCGGTCGCCGATCGCAAGGCGGTGCTGTTCAGCATGCCGCAGAACCTGCAACGGGCGGGCGCGCAATTCCGGGCCGCCGGCAACGCGTAA
- a CDS encoding NADPH:quinone oxidoreductase family protein — protein sequence MKAILCSQYCQPDDLVLADVPDPVAGPGEAVIAIKAAALNFFDILMIQGKYQVKPPFPFSPAAEVAGVIESIGPGVTDVKVGDRVVASCGHNGAREKIALPAASIVKIPDNLDYDRAAGIIIIYGTALHALEDRASPKPGETLAVLGAAGGTGLAACELGKLMGLKVIACASSDEKLEFAKAHGAELTLNYGKEDLKEGLRKLTGGKGVDIIFDPVGGTYAEQALRSIAWEGRFLVIGFAAGDIPKMPLNLALLKGCDIRGVFWGAWTRLNPAKNRANLEKLVKWTAEGKISSHVDRTFPLAQTADALKVLAGRQAMGKVILHP from the coding sequence ATGAAAGCCATCCTCTGCTCGCAATATTGCCAGCCCGACGATCTCGTGCTTGCCGATGTACCGGATCCGGTGGCAGGTCCCGGCGAAGCCGTGATTGCGATCAAGGCGGCGGCGCTGAACTTCTTCGACATCTTGATGATTCAGGGCAAGTACCAGGTCAAACCGCCGTTCCCGTTCTCGCCGGCCGCCGAAGTTGCGGGTGTGATCGAGAGCATCGGTCCCGGCGTGACTGACGTGAAAGTCGGCGATCGTGTCGTCGCTTCTTGCGGCCACAATGGCGCGCGCGAAAAGATCGCGCTGCCGGCGGCATCGATCGTGAAGATTCCCGACAATCTCGATTATGACCGCGCGGCCGGCATCATCATCATCTACGGCACGGCGCTGCACGCGCTGGAAGATCGCGCCAGCCCGAAGCCGGGTGAGACGCTCGCGGTGCTGGGTGCTGCCGGCGGCACGGGTCTAGCGGCCTGCGAGCTCGGCAAGCTGATGGGGCTGAAGGTGATTGCCTGCGCGTCGTCGGACGAGAAGCTCGAATTCGCGAAAGCGCATGGCGCCGAACTGACGCTGAACTACGGCAAGGAAGATCTGAAGGAAGGCCTGCGCAAACTCACCGGCGGCAAGGGCGTCGACATCATCTTCGATCCGGTTGGCGGCACCTATGCCGAGCAGGCGCTGCGATCAATCGCCTGGGAGGGCCGCTTCCTCGTGATCGGCTTCGCCGCCGGCGACATTCCGAAGATGCCGCTGAACCTTGCACTGCTGAAGGGCTGCGACATCCGCGGCGTGTTCTGGGGCGCGTGGACCCGGCTCAATCCGGCCAAGAACCGCGCCAATCTCGAGAAGCTCGTGAAGTGGACGGCGGAAGGAAAAATCTCCTCGCATGTCGACCGCACCTTCCCGCTGGCGCAGACCGCCGACGCACTGAAGGTACTCGCGGGACGCCAGGCCATGGGCAAGGTGATCCTGCATCCGTGA
- a CDS encoding Crp/Fnr family transcriptional regulator, producing MDARTGTATEINSRPANNLLRRLNQADYALLAPHVAVDDAAANDLLYSPGDNVQVVHFPCGPALATFLVPNEDGRDVETILVGREGAVGGIVSEGFLPAYTRICVKFGGPFARINVAKLEAAKLRAPSLRNIFARYADCLLAQIFQSTACNAIHSIEQRTAKWILAAMERTGDESSVPLTHEQLATLLGVGRSYASRVLQSFKAEGVLDTRRGSILVRNHDGLRMRACLCNDAVKLHFEEVLRGVYPTEEVDLRSARG from the coding sequence ATGGACGCGCGCACCGGCACGGCAACCGAGATCAACAGCCGACCCGCCAACAATCTGTTGCGGCGCCTGAACCAGGCGGACTACGCGCTGCTCGCACCTCATGTCGCGGTCGATGACGCTGCCGCGAACGATCTGCTCTACAGCCCCGGCGACAACGTTCAGGTCGTGCACTTTCCCTGTGGACCGGCGCTGGCGACGTTTCTGGTCCCCAACGAGGACGGCCGCGATGTCGAAACCATTCTGGTCGGCCGCGAAGGCGCGGTAGGCGGCATCGTCAGCGAGGGATTTCTGCCGGCCTACACCCGCATCTGCGTGAAATTCGGCGGACCGTTTGCGCGCATCAATGTCGCCAAGCTGGAAGCGGCCAAGCTGCGCGCGCCGTCGCTGCGCAACATCTTTGCCCGCTATGCCGATTGCCTGCTGGCGCAGATCTTCCAGTCCACGGCCTGCAACGCCATCCACTCGATCGAGCAGCGCACGGCAAAATGGATCCTGGCAGCGATGGAGCGCACCGGGGACGAGAGCAGCGTGCCGCTGACGCATGAACAGCTCGCCACGTTGCTCGGCGTCGGCCGCAGCTATGCGAGCCGCGTGCTGCAGTCGTTCAAGGCCGAAGGCGTGCTCGACACGCGCCGCGGCTCGATCCTGGTCCGCAACCATGACGGCCTGCGCATGCGCGCCTGCCTCTGCAACGACGCCGTGAAGCTGCACTTCGAGGAGGTGCTGCGCGGGGTCT
- a CDS encoding alkaline phosphatase, translated as MKIKFSRRNFLTTSAGALGAIAMPHLSRAADRPAVTHGVQSGDVTVDGGVVWARADRPSQMLVEVATTESFKDARALPPIAALPESDFTAKMLIENLPASQDIFYRVRFRDLSHTAIEGEPVVGRFRTAPADRRDVSFVWGGDVAGQGWGINRDDGGMFTFSTMRKHRPDFLLHSGDTIYADGVIPAEVKLADGKTWKNVTIPEKAKVAETLDEYRAAHKYNFTDDNVRAFNAEVPIFVQWDDHEVTNNWSLSKDLPATYKVRDISLLAARAGRAFHEMYPMRESIIEPGRVYRQISYGPHLDVFVLDERSYRGPNGANLDTDYGPASYFLGPEQMAWLKRGLLNSRATWKVIASDMPLSLIVYDDGANKKGSEAFAQGDGPARGRELEIADILRFIKMAPIRNTVWLTADVHYAAAHYYDPNKAQFQDFEPFWEFVSGPLHAGTFGPNELDNTFGPDVRFIKAPGLDKQNLPPSAGMQFFGHVKIDGASGQMTVTLRDRADVALWSTTLDPKLA; from the coding sequence ATGAAGATCAAATTCTCCCGCCGCAATTTTCTCACCACCAGCGCCGGTGCACTCGGCGCGATTGCAATGCCGCATCTCTCGCGCGCAGCCGACCGGCCTGCGGTCACCCATGGCGTGCAATCCGGCGACGTCACTGTCGATGGCGGCGTGGTCTGGGCGCGCGCCGACCGGCCTTCACAGATGCTGGTCGAGGTGGCGACGACGGAATCCTTCAAGGACGCCCGCGCGCTGCCGCCGATCGCAGCGCTGCCCGAGAGCGACTTCACCGCCAAAATGCTGATCGAGAATCTTCCAGCGAGCCAGGACATCTTTTACCGCGTCCGCTTCCGCGATCTGTCCCACACCGCGATCGAAGGCGAGCCGGTGGTCGGCCGCTTCCGCACCGCGCCCGCCGACCGTCGCGACGTCAGCTTCGTCTGGGGCGGCGATGTCGCCGGCCAGGGCTGGGGCATCAACCGCGATGACGGCGGCATGTTCACCTTCTCCACCATGCGCAAGCACCGGCCGGATTTCCTGCTGCATTCGGGCGACACCATCTATGCCGACGGCGTGATCCCCGCCGAGGTGAAGCTTGCCGACGGCAAGACCTGGAAGAACGTCACGATTCCCGAGAAGGCCAAGGTCGCCGAGACGCTGGACGAGTACCGCGCCGCGCACAAATACAATTTCACCGACGACAACGTCCGCGCCTTCAACGCCGAAGTGCCGATCTTCGTGCAGTGGGACGATCACGAGGTCACCAACAACTGGTCGCTGTCGAAGGATCTGCCGGCGACCTACAAGGTGCGTGACATCTCGCTGCTCGCGGCCCGCGCGGGTCGCGCCTTCCACGAGATGTATCCGATGCGCGAAAGTATCATCGAGCCGGGCCGGGTCTATCGCCAGATCTCCTACGGTCCGCATCTCGACGTGTTCGTGCTCGACGAGCGCAGCTATCGCGGCCCGAACGGCGCCAACCTCGATACGGATTACGGCCCTGCCAGTTACTTCCTCGGGCCGGAGCAGATGGCCTGGCTCAAGCGCGGCCTGCTCAATTCGCGCGCGACCTGGAAGGTCATCGCCTCCGACATGCCGCTCAGCCTGATCGTCTATGACGATGGCGCCAACAAGAAGGGCTCGGAAGCCTTCGCGCAAGGCGACGGCCCGGCGCGCGGCCGCGAGCTCGAGATCGCCGACATCCTGCGCTTCATCAAGATGGCGCCGATCAGAAATACGGTGTGGCTGACGGCGGACGTGCACTACGCCGCCGCGCATTATTACGATCCGAACAAGGCGCAATTCCAGGATTTCGAACCGTTCTGGGAATTCGTCTCCGGACCGCTGCACGCCGGCACGTTCGGCCCGAACGAGCTCGACAACACGTTCGGCCCCGACGTCCGCTTCATCAAGGCACCCGGCCTCGACAAGCAGAACTTGCCGCCGTCCGCCGGCATGCAGTTCTTCGGTCACGTCAAGATCGACGGCGCCTCCGGCCAGATGACGGTGACGTTGCGCGACCGCGCCGACGTCGCACTGTGGTCGACCACGCTCGATCCGAAACTCGCCTGA
- a CDS encoding SDR family oxidoreductase: protein MFETGLLKDKRILVTGGGSGLGAAMGRRFLALGAELVICGRKLDRLDATAVEMRKATGGKVTTIACDIRDGAAVDDMMDAIWREAPLDILVNNAAATFIAQSEHLSFRAADAILAPTLHGTMYCTLAAGRRWIEGKHNGVVLSILSTSTITGRAFTVPSAMAKSAVLAMTKSLAVEWGPKGIRTVAIAPGPFPTAGASGQLRPEGRDEGWTARNPMGRTGEHSELADLASFLVSDRAGYINGEMVVIDGGAHLRSSGAEDLLRWTDAQWAEQRAARTKS, encoded by the coding sequence ATGTTTGAAACAGGTTTGCTCAAGGACAAGCGCATCCTCGTCACCGGCGGCGGCTCGGGCCTCGGTGCCGCGATGGGGCGCCGCTTCCTCGCGCTCGGCGCGGAGCTCGTGATCTGCGGCCGCAAGCTTGACCGGCTGGACGCAACTGCGGTCGAGATGCGCAAAGCGACCGGCGGCAAGGTCACGACGATTGCGTGCGACATTCGTGATGGCGCTGCCGTCGATGACATGATGGACGCGATCTGGCGCGAAGCGCCACTCGACATCCTCGTCAACAACGCTGCCGCCACCTTCATCGCGCAGAGCGAGCACCTCTCCTTCCGTGCCGCGGATGCGATTCTGGCGCCGACACTGCATGGCACGATGTACTGCACGCTCGCCGCCGGCCGGCGCTGGATCGAGGGCAAGCACAACGGCGTCGTGCTCTCGATCCTCTCGACTTCGACCATCACTGGCCGCGCCTTCACCGTTCCGTCCGCAATGGCGAAATCGGCGGTGCTGGCGATGACCAAGAGCCTCGCGGTGGAATGGGGCCCGAAAGGCATCCGCACTGTCGCAATCGCGCCGGGACCGTTCCCGACCGCCGGTGCATCGGGGCAACTTCGCCCCGAGGGTCGCGATGAAGGCTGGACCGCGCGCAACCCAATGGGACGCACCGGCGAGCATAGCGAGCTCGCCGACCTCGCCAGCTTCCTGGTCTCGGACCGCGCCGGCTACATCAATGGCGAGATGGTGGTGATCGACGGCGGTGCCCATTTGCGCAGTTCCGGCGCCGAGGACCTGTTGCGATGGACTGACGCGCAATGGGCCGAGCAGCGTGCGGCTCGCACCAAGAGCTAG
- a CDS encoding response regulator, whose product MQPSTARIMIPASPNGSADVPADVLIVEDDPIIAIDFEDRLLGFGVTSVRTVGSVAQALNVIAARAPDFALLDVELIREKSFAIAERLAALDIPFVFVTGYGAETSIPPQFAARPRLQKPCSSDALEAALQARGA is encoded by the coding sequence ATGCAGCCCTCAACAGCCAGGATCATGATACCTGCCTCCCCGAATGGTTCGGCCGACGTCCCTGCCGACGTCCTGATCGTCGAGGACGATCCGATCATCGCCATCGATTTCGAGGATCGTCTGCTCGGATTTGGCGTGACGAGCGTGCGCACCGTGGGTTCGGTGGCACAGGCGCTGAACGTAATCGCGGCACGCGCACCCGACTTCGCGCTGCTCGACGTCGAGCTGATCCGTGAGAAGAGCTTTGCGATTGCCGAGCGGCTGGCGGCGCTGGACATTCCCTTCGTCTTCGTCACCGGCTACGGCGCGGAGACCAGCATTCCCCCGCAATTTGCCGCACGGCCGCGGCTACAAAAGCCATGCTCCAGCGACGCGCTGGAGGCAGCGTTGCAGGCGCGTGGCGCCTGA